One part of the bacterium genome encodes these proteins:
- a CDS encoding ABC transporter permease, whose translation MKFFRLIFRNALRHKLRTFLTVFGIAIAILAFALLRMVVGAFYAGLDASAADRLITRHAVSFVFSLPKTYMEKIRNVPGVADVTYAVWFQGIYKDPNKFENFFPRMAIHSDNFFKIYPEFQVSPEQFEAYRKERNAVVIGQETARKHNLKLGDTIPIRGDIYPGEWSFVVRGIYKGRDRTSDQTIMYFDWEYLNEYLLKTFPQRAGRIGWYVVKVQNMNQSAQVSERVDALFKNSPAETKTETEKAFNQSFISMYSAIITAMNFISFVIVGIILLVLANTIAMTARERTTEYAVLKTLGFTGAHLSGLISGEALLISLLGGAIGLGLSIPAANGFQNAFPTIFPIMPDPTWTLIWGALAALCVGLLAALFPMLRVSKMRIVDGLRHID comes from the coding sequence ATGAAATTCTTCCGGCTCATTTTTCGCAATGCGCTGCGGCATAAGTTGCGGACTTTCCTGACCGTTTTCGGGATCGCGATTGCCATTCTTGCATTCGCGCTGTTGAGAATGGTTGTGGGCGCGTTCTACGCCGGCCTGGATGCTTCTGCAGCCGATCGCCTGATCACCCGGCACGCCGTCTCCTTTGTGTTTTCGCTGCCCAAAACCTACATGGAAAAAATCAGGAATGTGCCGGGAGTTGCGGATGTTACTTATGCCGTCTGGTTCCAGGGGATTTATAAGGATCCAAACAAATTTGAAAATTTTTTCCCGCGAATGGCGATCCATTCTGACAATTTCTTCAAGATTTATCCCGAGTTCCAGGTTTCTCCTGAGCAATTCGAAGCGTACCGGAAGGAAAGGAATGCAGTGGTCATCGGGCAAGAAACAGCGCGGAAGCACAATCTCAAACTGGGTGATACGATCCCGATCAGAGGTGATATCTATCCGGGTGAGTGGTCGTTTGTTGTTCGCGGCATCTACAAAGGACGCGATCGCACTTCCGACCAGACCATCATGTATTTTGATTGGGAGTACCTCAACGAATACCTCTTGAAGACTTTTCCGCAAAGAGCGGGACGGATCGGATGGTACGTGGTGAAGGTTCAAAACATGAATCAAAGCGCGCAGGTGTCTGAAAGAGTGGATGCGTTGTTCAAAAACTCTCCTGCCGAAACCAAAACGGAGACCGAGAAAGCCTTTAACCAGAGCTTTATTTCCATGTACAGCGCCATCATTACTGCAATGAATTTTATTTCTTTCGTGATTGTGGGAATCATTCTTCTGGTTCTGGCGAACACGATTGCGATGACGGCACGCGAGCGCACAACCGAATACGCGGTCCTGAAAACACTCGGTTTTACCGGCGCGCATCTGTCCGGATTGATTTCCGGAGAAGCATTGCTGATTTCGCTGCTGGGGGGTGCAATCGGACTTGGGCTCTCTATTCCTGCGGCGAACGGGTTTCAGAATGCGTTTCCCACTATTTTTCCTATTATGCCGGATCCAACCTGGACTCTTATCTGGGGCGCGCTGGCGGCTCTGTGCGTGGGTTTGCTTGCGGCGCTGTTTCCCATGTTACGGGTTTCAAAAATGCGGATCGTGGATGGTCTGCGACACATTGATTAA
- a CDS encoding threonine synthase: MNSYLKDLQCSRCETRYSSEKVQNLCACGAPLLARYDLPEIARVVSRDDFSFRTHSLWRYKELLPVRNPENMVTLSEGFTPVLPSLWLGHSIGLEELHFKDESLNPTGSFKARGLALAVSKAKELGVREIALPTAGNAGGAAAAYAARAGLKCHVFMPQDTPPIFARECEAYGAVVRMVEGFITTAGNLMMAELKEKGWFNVSTLREPYRVEGKKTILYELAQQFSWNLPDVMLFPTGGGTGIVGAWKAIHELRELGWISRSKIPRLIAVQASGCAPIVKAYEQGLDHAPEVEEPFTFASGLRVPKAVGDFLVLRAVRESKGTAIAVTDEAIEKAWKELAQEEGMFVAPEAAAAWAALQELVAREVVQKNERVVILITGSGLKYAI, from the coding sequence ATGAACAGCTATTTGAAGGATTTGCAATGTTCGCGTTGTGAGACGCGATATTCATCGGAAAAGGTTCAGAATTTATGCGCCTGCGGAGCGCCGCTTCTTGCGCGTTATGATCTTCCGGAAATCGCGCGTGTGGTCTCGCGAGACGATTTCAGTTTTCGTACACACAGCCTCTGGCGATACAAGGAATTACTGCCTGTGAGAAATCCGGAAAACATGGTGACCCTTTCCGAAGGTTTTACACCCGTTTTGCCGAGTCTATGGCTGGGACATTCGATCGGCCTTGAGGAGCTCCACTTTAAGGACGAATCTTTGAATCCGACCGGTTCTTTCAAAGCGCGCGGACTGGCTCTGGCCGTCAGCAAGGCGAAGGAACTTGGTGTTCGCGAGATCGCGTTGCCAACAGCAGGAAATGCCGGTGGCGCCGCTGCAGCTTACGCGGCGAGAGCCGGGTTGAAATGTCATGTGTTCATGCCGCAGGATACTCCACCGATTTTTGCAAGAGAGTGCGAAGCATACGGAGCAGTTGTTCGAATGGTGGAGGGTTTCATCACGACAGCGGGAAACCTGATGATGGCCGAGTTGAAAGAGAAAGGGTGGTTCAACGTATCCACGTTACGTGAACCTTACCGCGTCGAAGGAAAGAAGACCATTTTGTATGAGCTTGCCCAACAGTTTTCCTGGAATCTTCCGGACGTGATGTTATTTCCTACGGGTGGAGGCACCGGTATCGTGGGTGCATGGAAGGCAATTCATGAACTGCGGGAGCTTGGCTGGATTTCAAGATCCAAAATTCCTCGCTTGATTGCCGTCCAGGCAAGCGGGTGTGCCCCGATCGTGAAGGCATATGAACAGGGGTTGGACCATGCGCCGGAAGTAGAGGAGCCTTTTACATTTGCATCCGGCCTTCGAGTTCCGAAAGCAGTTGGCGATTTTTTGGTTCTTCGCGCGGTTCGAGAATCAAAAGGAACGGCCATAGCTGTTACGGATGAAGCGATCGAAAAAGCCTGGAAGGAACTCGCCCAAGAGGAAGGAATGTTCGTTGCTCCCGAGGCTGCCGCTGCATGGGCAGCACTGCAGGAGCTGGTTGCGCGCGAGGTTGTTCAAAAAAATGAAAGGGTTGTAATCTTGATTACAGGTTCCGGTTTAAAGTACGCTATATGA
- a CDS encoding ABC transporter permease, with the protein MAIPISYSYRNLWTRKLTTLLTLLGIALVVFVFAAVLMLDYGLKQTLVSTGSDDNVVVLRKAASSDVLSILDRDSARLIQQFPEVARTGDGKPITSTDMVVIINLLKYGTNDMGNVIVRGVSPETALALRRQVKITQGRIFESGKTEIIVGRSIAKRFQGTSVGQRIKFGSREWHVVGIFDAEKSGFESEIWGDVEQMMAAFNREAYNIITVRLTNPTQTAGLKTRFESEPRLKGFEFKQEKEYFAQQAQGLGTFLKALGMVITIIFSFGAMIGAMITMYAAVSNRTVEIGTLRSLGFKRRSVLTAFLIEALFIALLGGALGLFLASFLQYLTISTINFATFSELAFGFELNPGIVLSSFVFAAVMGIIGGFFPAVRAARLQIVSALRAE; encoded by the coding sequence ATGGCAATACCTATTAGTTACAGTTACCGGAATCTTTGGACGCGCAAATTAACCACCTTGTTGACTTTGCTAGGTATTGCGCTGGTGGTGTTCGTTTTTGCTGCCGTTTTGATGCTCGATTATGGCTTGAAGCAGACCCTGGTTTCGACCGGTTCTGACGATAACGTGGTTGTGCTTCGCAAAGCCGCATCGTCCGATGTTTTGAGCATCCTCGACCGTGATTCTGCGCGATTGATCCAGCAATTTCCTGAGGTTGCCCGCACCGGTGATGGGAAACCCATCACTTCCACCGATATGGTTGTGATCATCAATCTATTGAAATACGGAACCAATGATATGGGAAATGTCATTGTGCGGGGCGTTTCGCCGGAGACGGCGCTTGCATTGCGCCGCCAGGTCAAGATTACGCAAGGACGTATTTTTGAATCGGGGAAAACAGAAATCATCGTGGGACGCTCCATTGCAAAACGGTTCCAGGGAACTTCTGTGGGGCAGAGAATTAAATTTGGTTCGCGTGAATGGCACGTTGTCGGTATTTTTGACGCGGAGAAGTCCGGATTTGAATCGGAAATCTGGGGAGACGTCGAGCAAATGATGGCCGCGTTCAATCGGGAAGCATATAACATCATTACAGTCAGGCTGACGAATCCAACTCAGACCGCAGGATTGAAGACTCGTTTTGAAAGCGAGCCGCGGCTGAAAGGATTTGAGTTCAAGCAGGAAAAGGAGTATTTCGCTCAACAGGCGCAGGGACTTGGAACATTCTTGAAGGCTCTGGGGATGGTAATCACAATCATTTTCAGCTTCGGCGCAATGATCGGAGCAATGATTACGATGTATGCCGCCGTTTCCAATCGGACCGTGGAAATTGGAACGCTGCGATCACTCGGTTTCAAAAGAAGAAGCGTCCTGACAGCATTTTTGATCGAAGCCTTGTTCATCGCACTTCTTGGAGGAGCACTCGGCTTGTTCCTCGCTTCCTTCCTGCAATATCTGACGATTTCTACAATCAACTTCGCAACTTTTTCGGAACTCGCATTCGGATTTGAGCTCAATCCCGGTATCGTGCTTTCTTCCTTTGTTTTCGCCGCAGTAATGGGAATCATAGGCGGATTCTTTCCCGCCGTTCGCGCAGCTCGACTGCAGATTGTCAGCGCTCTTCGCGCTGAATAA
- a CDS encoding TIGR01777 family oxidoreductase, whose amino-acid sequence MKIIISGSSGLVGSALVFNLISDGHQVFRLVRSSKQDGIVWDPKQPFADRSVLEGFDAVIHLAGESIAEGRWNEEKKRAIRESRVLGTRHLSDAIASLNSPPKVFVCASASGYYGDRGDEILREESPPGTGFLPDVCKEWEAATQSAADKGIRVVNTRFGIILSQKGGALPKMITPFKLGAGGRIGSGKQYWSWIDLDDVVGVIEHCVNNDALEGPVNTSTPNPVTNAVFTQTLARVLKRPAIFPVPAFAARAAFGEMADALLFCSFRMQPAKLIASGYTFAYPDLESSLLHLLI is encoded by the coding sequence ATGAAAATCATTATCAGCGGCTCATCCGGTCTTGTCGGATCCGCCCTTGTATTTAATCTGATTTCCGATGGTCATCAAGTCTTCAGACTGGTTCGATCTTCAAAACAGGACGGCATTGTTTGGGATCCGAAACAGCCGTTTGCCGATCGCTCAGTCCTCGAAGGATTCGATGCGGTTATCCATCTTGCCGGAGAAAGTATTGCTGAAGGACGATGGAACGAAGAAAAGAAAAGAGCAATCCGGGAAAGCCGCGTGTTGGGAACCCGACATTTATCAGACGCAATTGCTTCATTGAATTCTCCTCCGAAAGTATTTGTTTGTGCGTCTGCCAGCGGTTACTACGGCGATCGCGGAGATGAAATTTTACGGGAGGAAAGCCCTCCCGGAACCGGATTCTTGCCGGACGTCTGCAAGGAGTGGGAAGCAGCCACCCAAAGCGCAGCGGACAAGGGAATCCGCGTGGTGAATACGCGATTCGGCATCATCCTCAGCCAGAAAGGAGGGGCTTTACCCAAAATGATCACTCCCTTCAAACTGGGAGCCGGCGGCAGAATCGGATCCGGCAAACAGTACTGGAGCTGGATTGATCTGGACGATGTAGTCGGTGTAATTGAACACTGCGTAAATAATGATGCGCTGGAGGGTCCTGTTAATACGTCTACGCCGAATCCTGTAACGAATGCCGTGTTTACACAGACTCTTGCGCGCGTACTGAAACGTCCTGCGATTTTCCCGGTGCCCGCGTTCGCAGCGCGCGCAGCTTTTGGTGAAATGGCGGACGCTCTTCTGTTTTGCAGTTTCCGGATGCAACCCGCAAAACTAATCGCATCAGGCTATACCTTCGCTTATCCTGATCTGGAAAGCTCACTGCTTCACTTGCTTATTTAG
- a CDS encoding SRPBCC domain-containing protein: MESETVLQIKRSFSATPEKVFHAWTQKEQFSQWFAPSKEFKTIVHHLDVRPGGQYRVEMQAPDGKVHIVQGTYREVVPAQKLVFSWKWETEPQHGETEVTLEFSRGEKGTELSLTHRHFPNSNARDEHNKGWGGCLNRLEEFVAS, from the coding sequence ATGGAATCAGAAACAGTCTTACAAATCAAAAGAAGCTTCTCCGCGACGCCGGAAAAAGTCTTCCACGCATGGACGCAAAAAGAGCAGTTCAGCCAGTGGTTCGCGCCGAGTAAAGAATTCAAAACGATAGTCCACCATCTGGATGTTCGACCGGGCGGACAGTATCGCGTGGAGATGCAGGCTCCCGATGGAAAAGTGCACATCGTGCAGGGCACCTATCGTGAAGTGGTTCCGGCGCAAAAACTCGTTTTCAGCTGGAAATGGGAAACGGAACCCCAACATGGCGAAACGGAAGTGACTCTTGAATTCAGCCGTGGGGAGAAAGGGACCGAGCTTTCTTTGACCCATCGCCATTTTCCGAATTCCAACGCGCGGGATGAACATAATAAAGGGTGGGGTGGCTGCCTGAATCGTTTGGAAGAGTTTGTCGCCAGCTAA
- a CDS encoding ABC transporter ATP-binding protein: MAGIVEVQNVYKAYRRENIEIPVLEDITISIPEGEFVALMGPSGSGKTTLLNLIAGIDRPTRGSIQVAGDEVSKLSESQLAKWRARHIGMIFQFYNLMPVLTAFENVELPLLLTKLSKKERKDHVDTALKIVGLSDRVKHYPRQLSGGQQQRVAIARAVVADPTILLADEPTGDLDRKSAAEVLSLMEQLNRDFKKTIIMVTHDPHAAEKAHVIRQLDKGELQ, translated from the coding sequence ATGGCCGGGATTGTTGAAGTTCAAAACGTTTATAAAGCGTACAGAAGGGAGAATATTGAAATTCCCGTTTTGGAAGACATAACGATATCCATTCCGGAAGGGGAGTTCGTTGCGTTGATGGGACCTTCCGGATCCGGTAAGACAACGCTACTGAATCTGATTGCAGGGATCGATCGGCCCACGCGCGGGAGCATTCAAGTGGCTGGCGACGAAGTGAGCAAGCTCAGTGAAAGTCAGCTCGCAAAATGGAGAGCGCGTCACATTGGAATGATTTTTCAGTTTTACAACTTGATGCCTGTGCTCACGGCGTTCGAGAATGTTGAATTGCCCTTATTGCTTACGAAATTATCGAAGAAAGAACGCAAGGATCATGTGGATACCGCTTTAAAAATCGTCGGCCTGTCGGATCGCGTGAAGCATTATCCCAGACAGCTTTCCGGCGGTCAGCAGCAGCGCGTTGCGATTGCGCGTGCCGTTGTTGCCGATCCAACGATTCTGCTTGCAGATGAGCCGACCGGAGATCTGGATCGAAAATCTGCGGCTGAAGTCCTGAGTTTGATGGAGCAGTTGAATCGTGATTTCAAAAAGACGATCATCATGGTGACTCACGATCCGCATGCCGCTGAAAAAGCGCATGTAATCCGGCAACTGGATAAAGGCGAGCTGCAATGA
- a CDS encoding efflux RND transporter periplasmic adaptor subunit, which yields MSELAKLRINRESTTTESSGSGLKKLLWLLILPVLAIAVYLLYQGPLKPAKEVKVTTVIVSNPSQASSVLNASGYVVAQRKAEVASKGTGKLESLVVEEGTRVKKGQVLGRLESRDMDAALSQAKADLQVEIASLGESKSNFQRKKMLVDQKLVAESEFDLADAQYKRAIANVESARAHVRAAQVEVENTYIRAPFDGTVLTKNADVGEIVAPFGSAGNSKGSVVSMADMTSLQVEADVSESNLGRVKVGQPCEITLDAFPEKRYRGIVHMIVPTADRAKATVLTKVRFVDKDEQVLPEMSAKVAFLTEELSETQIKEKPKILVDPAAVVERQNSKVVFLVKGEEVVEKTVKVDKMVGNALEVLDGIAPGDQVVLNPDGELKNGTKIKVVS from the coding sequence ATGAGCGAATTGGCCAAACTCAGGATCAACCGGGAATCTACGACCACAGAGTCCAGTGGGAGTGGTCTGAAAAAACTCCTATGGCTGCTGATTCTGCCGGTTCTGGCGATTGCTGTGTACTTGCTTTATCAAGGGCCACTTAAACCCGCTAAAGAGGTCAAGGTTACGACCGTAATTGTGAGTAATCCTTCGCAAGCAAGTTCTGTGTTGAACGCGAGCGGTTATGTGGTGGCTCAGCGGAAAGCCGAGGTCGCTTCTAAAGGAACCGGCAAACTGGAAAGTTTGGTTGTAGAGGAAGGGACTAGAGTGAAGAAAGGGCAGGTGCTCGGAAGACTCGAAAGCCGGGACATGGATGCTGCGCTTTCGCAGGCGAAAGCAGATTTGCAGGTGGAGATCGCCTCTTTAGGAGAATCGAAATCTAATTTTCAACGAAAGAAAATGCTTGTGGATCAGAAACTGGTAGCGGAAAGCGAATTTGATTTAGCCGATGCACAGTACAAACGCGCAATTGCAAATGTCGAATCAGCTCGAGCGCACGTTAGGGCAGCGCAAGTGGAAGTCGAAAACACGTACATTCGCGCGCCTTTTGACGGAACCGTGCTCACGAAGAATGCCGATGTGGGCGAGATAGTTGCTCCTTTCGGTTCCGCAGGAAACTCAAAAGGATCAGTCGTTTCGATGGCAGACATGACATCTTTGCAGGTGGAAGCGGATGTTTCAGAATCGAATCTCGGGCGTGTAAAGGTCGGGCAGCCATGCGAGATTACTCTGGATGCTTTCCCCGAAAAACGTTATCGCGGTATTGTTCATATGATCGTTCCAACAGCAGACCGCGCAAAAGCCACCGTTCTTACAAAAGTGCGTTTCGTAGACAAAGATGAACAGGTACTTCCGGAGATGAGCGCGAAAGTTGCATTTCTAACAGAGGAACTTTCAGAGACTCAGATCAAAGAAAAGCCGAAAATCCTTGTTGATCCGGCTGCGGTCGTAGAGCGGCAGAACTCCAAGGTCGTCTTTCTCGTAAAAGGAGAAGAGGTGGTCGAGAAAACCGTGAAAGTCGATAAGATGGTGGGCAACGCATTGGAAGTTTTGGATGGTATCGCCCCGGGCGATCAGGTTGTGCTGAATCCTGACGGCGAGTTAAAAAACGGTACAAAAATAAAAGTGGTTAGCTGA